The genomic interval ATCTTTAACTTCTTACATGTTTATCAAATGGTGTTTTTGTATGCAATAAATTACCAAACAAACCTAACTATTTTCCATGTGGGAATCTGATCATCTAATGTTTTTGCTTGCATGAATAGGCAATTCTTGGTAAAGTAAGTGCAAACTGATTTTGATCAAATTTAAGTTTAAACTGAAGTGATTTATATTTGACTATACTTTAtgaataaaaagtaatttttaatagtttaatgTCCTACTTATTttctaaattgtttttcttGGTCGTTAGGTtttgattttttagatttttttcagTTTAATAACtgtgtaaaatagttttacatcaTCATTTATTGAAAAGGCACGATatgttcacataaatttattttgtaattacaACTTAAAGTTAATCATCAAATACTATATTTTGATTGAACGtcaatgtataaaaaaaaaaagatttacatTGTTCGTGTATGtcccatttttttatatttttttattgaagagGATTTGAGGAAAAAATATAGCGAAGGAGAGAGTTTGAGACATACAAGAATTGGGTTGGACTTTTAAATAacaagtaatattaatttttcttcgATAAACAAAAGAATAAATGTCACTTAAAACTCACacttataattatgaaattttaaatttaaagttgagACATAATATTCTTGATCGATGTCATATTTTTTGCAACTACATCACCAATTATCTGGCTAAACTGAAACCGGTTTGACTAGATTGATCGGTCCAATCCATATACAATTTTAATGAAAGGAGTATTCTTTACTCTTAAAATGTAAaacatgaaattaataatataaacaatatattttaagGAGATGTTTTGCATATTATGAGAGTATTTTTTATCGGAAAATGTTAGTAGttgaaaagataataaaaataaataaatagttttcaCAAGCATGATAAAAGAGATATCTGGCACGCTTTGTATATTAGTATGATACATTGAAGTATTCATCTCATCAATCCGTTGTAGTCTAGTTGGTCAGGATATTCGGCTCTCACCCGAAAGACCCGGGTTCAAGTCCCGGCAACGGAAATTGTACATTTTTTATTCTGTTAAATCACAGTTTTTACTTATACATTACATTTATGTAAACCTGATTTTTTTTACTCAGTACAAGGTAATGTTATTAGGTAAAATTCCAAAGCTAGACAACATAGTTGATGGATACATACACCAAAGCAAAGGTAGATTTTATGTCCAAAATGTTACACAGAAACACTACATTCAAAACATCATGATGAGCTCTCCCATTAAAACAAGCTTTTCATGATTTACATCACACTACTTCATGGCTGAGATGCCCCGTTAGAGTGCTCCTCACCGGCAAAACTAGGGTTTCCATTTGTCAACCGGTTCACGCTACTATTGTTGCTAGAGTGATTTGAATATGTAGAAACAGAACTGCCTCGTGAATTCCGGTTCTGTGCGCCTGAGCTGCTTCTTGTTACCTTCAAACGAGCCTTCCTACCCTGAGGTGGAGTATTAGCATATAAATGTTAGAATTTAATGAGTATACAAAATGGTATAACAATTAAATGTGAGTAGACCGtctgtataatttttttttaaactgtcAGTAGTTGAGCATAGTCTTTATTAAACCCATAACATtaagtatataaaattaagaaaatgatCAATATATACTAATCCAAAAGATAAGAGAATAACCTTCCCCATGCACTTCTCCAAATGAGGAGCAAACTTCCCTGCCATGATAGATCGACTGCAATTCATGCACTCAAATATTTCATTTGCTACTGAAGGATGGGTTTGTCCAAATATGTCAACCACATACTTGCCATTTGTTTCATTACTATTACCAGGATCAGCCATTCTAACCCTGGCTTGTGCTGATAACTTcaattcttcatcttcttcttccaaATTAGCATCAAGCCCCAGCTTGGCTATTCTGTGACACTCTGATGCCACATCAACTATAATGGAATCAAGGAGATCCAAGAAAAAGTGAGATGAAAGCTGCAAAACATCCCAATTGAAGCAAATaactatacaaaataaatataggag from Cicer arietinum cultivar CDC Frontier isolate Library 1 chromosome 5, Cicar.CDCFrontier_v2.0, whole genome shotgun sequence carries:
- the LOC101506862 gene encoding SAGA-associated factor-like protein isoform X3, with the translated sequence MSVPNEENLSSQSQLSSHFFLDLLDSIIVDVASECHRIAKLGLDANLEEEDEELKLSAQARVRMADPGNSNETNGKYVVDIFGQTHPSVANEIFECMNCSRSIMAGKFAPHLEKCMGKGRKARLKVTRSSSGAQNRNSRGSSVSTYSNHSSNNSSVNRLTNGNPSFAGEEHSNGASQP
- the LOC101506862 gene encoding SAGA-associated factor-like protein isoform X2; translation: MKIIKRIQKPLLKLMSVPNEENLSSQSQLSSHFFLDLLDSIIVDVASECHRIAKLGLDANLEEEDEELKLSAQARVRMADPGNSNETNGKYVVDIFGQTHPSVANEIFECMNCSRSIMAGKFAPHLEKCMGKGRKARLKVTRSSSGAQNRNSRGSSVSTYSNHSSNNSSVNRLTNGNPSFAGEEHSNGASQP
- the LOC101506862 gene encoding SAGA-associated factor-like protein isoform X1, which encodes MDTGNDVQRIQKPLLKLMSVPNEENLSSQSQLSSHFFLDLLDSIIVDVASECHRIAKLGLDANLEEEDEELKLSAQARVRMADPGNSNETNGKYVVDIFGQTHPSVANEIFECMNCSRSIMAGKFAPHLEKCMGKGRKARLKVTRSSSGAQNRNSRGSSVSTYSNHSSNNSSVNRLTNGNPSFAGEEHSNGASQP